In Cloacibacterium caeni, a single window of DNA contains:
- a CDS encoding site-specific integrase, with protein MKISIYKRKLADGRESIFIEYYKGSVVSKDGKRKHLRDYENLQLYLHKNPKTQVEKNENKETLKLAENILAIRQTEYIQGKFDIKNTTKAKRTFLNFFSEMVDDREINFSHDNYGNWKSTYVHLKKIVPTNLTFDEIDENFVKKVKDYFDKQAITKSNLPLSQNSKHSYFNKFKACLKKAFDDGFLSINYSTKVKSFEQAESQREYLTFDELQSLAKSECKYPVLKKAFLFSCLSGLRWSDINTLKWCEVRDEGDVSKVNFRQEKTDGVEYLYISKQARELLGEKQEQQERVFKGLKYGMTYNTEIIRWCNRAAVSKHITFHSARHTNAVLLLENGADIYTVSKRLGHRELRTTQIYAKIVDSKAREAAEIIPELKIEM; from the coding sequence ATGAAAATATCTATATACAAAAGAAAACTTGCAGATGGAAGAGAAAGTATATTCATTGAATATTACAAAGGTTCCGTTGTTTCAAAAGATGGTAAAAGAAAGCATTTAAGAGATTATGAAAATCTTCAATTGTATTTGCATAAGAATCCAAAAACGCAAGTTGAAAAAAATGAGAACAAAGAAACTTTGAAGCTTGCGGAAAATATTCTAGCAATTAGACAAACGGAATACATTCAAGGTAAATTTGATATTAAAAATACAACAAAAGCAAAAAGAACCTTTCTGAATTTCTTTTCTGAAATGGTAGATGATAGAGAAATTAATTTTTCTCATGATAATTATGGAAACTGGAAATCTACTTATGTTCATTTAAAGAAAATAGTCCCAACAAATCTAACTTTCGATGAGATTGATGAAAATTTTGTAAAAAAAGTGAAGGATTATTTTGATAAACAAGCTATTACAAAAAGTAACTTGCCTTTATCCCAAAATTCAAAACATTCTTACTTCAACAAATTTAAAGCTTGTCTAAAAAAAGCCTTTGATGACGGCTTTCTTTCTATTAATTATTCTACTAAAGTAAAATCATTTGAACAAGCAGAAAGTCAGAGAGAATATCTCACTTTTGATGAATTACAATCTTTAGCAAAATCAGAGTGTAAATATCCAGTTTTGAAAAAAGCATTTCTTTTTTCGTGTTTATCTGGTCTTCGTTGGTCAGATATCAATACTTTAAAGTGGTGCGAAGTGAGAGATGAAGGAGACGTAAGCAAGGTAAATTTCAGACAAGAAAAAACAGATGGAGTAGAGTACTTGTATATCTCAAAACAAGCCAGAGAATTGTTAGGTGAAAAACAAGAGCAACAGGAAAGAGTTTTTAAGGGTTTGAAATATGGAATGACTTACAATACAGAAATTATAAGATGGTGCAATCGTGCAGCTGTTTCTAAGCATATTACTTTTCATTCAGCAAGACATACTAATGCAGTTTTGTTATTGGAAAATGGTGCAGATATTTACACCGTTTCAAAAAGATTAGGACATAGAGAACTGAGAACCACACAGATTTATGCAAAAATTGTAGATTCTAAAGCAAGAGAAGCAGCAGAAATAATTCCGGAATTAAAGATTGAAATGTAA
- a CDS encoding toprim domain-containing protein, with product MNCNQFNSIKLEEVLASLGHHPTKQNEKEAWYLNPFAKENHASFKINKTLNYWYLHSEGIGGNNTDFMKKYLNTSVKNVLEWAEKQTFSSFQQQIISNKNLEKLPKNYEILEIKNIEHSALLEYLNDRKVVNQAKFTQEIHYRMNGKNYFGIGFKNDSGGYEIRNKFAKICLGKKDISTIKNGSKSVKIFEGFFDFLSFKNIEKYLEKEPSDYIILNSVSMIYKAQKSLEDYKNIELYFDNDEAGNRAVEILKNELNNAEDGLPPKS from the coding sequence ATGAACTGCAACCAATTCAACTCTATAAAGTTGGAAGAAGTCCTTGCTTCTCTCGGACACCATCCAACAAAACAAAATGAAAAAGAAGCTTGGTATCTCAATCCTTTTGCCAAAGAAAATCACGCCTCTTTTAAAATCAATAAAACTCTAAACTATTGGTATTTGCATTCCGAAGGAATCGGCGGAAACAATACCGATTTTATGAAAAAATATCTGAATACTTCCGTAAAAAATGTTTTGGAATGGGCAGAAAAGCAAACTTTTTCTTCTTTTCAACAGCAGATAATTTCAAATAAAAACTTAGAAAAATTACCTAAGAATTATGAAATTCTTGAAATTAAAAATATTGAACATTCTGCACTTTTGGAATATCTAAACGATAGAAAAGTCGTAAACCAAGCCAAATTTACACAAGAAATTCACTATCGAATGAATGGTAAAAATTACTTCGGAATTGGATTTAAGAATGATTCTGGAGGTTATGAAATTCGCAATAAATTCGCCAAAATTTGTTTAGGAAAAAAAGATATTTCTACAATAAAAAACGGTTCAAAAAGTGTAAAAATATTTGAAGGATTTTTTGATTTTCTTTCTTTCAAAAACATTGAAAAATATTTGGAAAAAGAACCTTCTGATTATATCATTTTGAATTCGGTTTCGATGATTTACAAGGCACAAAAATCCCTTGAAGATTATAAAAACATCGAGTTGTATTTTGACAATGACGAAGCTGGAAACAGAGCAGTAGAAATATTGAAAAATGAATTAAATAATGCTGAAGATGGACTGCCCCCAAAAAGTTAG
- the mnmE gene encoding tRNA uridine-5-carboxymethylaminomethyl(34) synthesis GTPase MnmE, whose amino-acid sequence MNQDTICALATANGIGAIGIIRVSGEQAIEICEKCFDGKALTQQKSHTVHYGFIKDGDEVIDEVMVSIFLAPKSFTTENSVEISFHGSPHIGKRILEVLIKNGARMAKAGEFTMRAFMNGRIDLSQAESIADLIASENEASRKVALQQLKGGISQEISVLRNDLLNFVSLIELELDFAEEDVEFADRTALVQLLQKIESKLKSLIDSFQYGNAIKSGVAVAIIGKPNAGKSTLLNALLKEERAIVSDIAGTTRDTIEEVLHIKGNAFRLIDTAGLRETEDAIEAIGVVKAKEKVAQADVLVYLIDVATTDLKDDLAMLQELAREDLKIIICLTKIDEVEQAEEKAQNIAKTLQSEIPAHELLKISAKENIHLQDLKDELSTYVEHLKSESNVVITNQRHYESLQKSIDAVYKVKEAITHQISTELLAYELRNALEHLGEISGEFTNDEVLGNIFSKFCIGK is encoded by the coding sequence ATGAATCAAGACACTATTTGTGCACTCGCTACTGCCAATGGAATTGGAGCGATAGGAATTATTAGAGTTTCTGGAGAACAAGCCATAGAAATCTGTGAAAAATGCTTTGATGGAAAAGCACTTACCCAACAGAAATCTCATACCGTACATTATGGTTTCATCAAAGATGGAGATGAAGTCATCGATGAAGTAATGGTTTCTATCTTTCTGGCTCCCAAATCTTTCACTACCGAAAATTCTGTGGAAATTTCTTTCCATGGTTCTCCGCATATTGGCAAAAGAATTTTAGAAGTCTTGATTAAAAATGGTGCAAGAATGGCAAAAGCAGGGGAGTTTACCATGCGTGCTTTTATGAACGGTAGAATAGACCTGAGTCAAGCCGAATCTATTGCCGACCTTATTGCTTCGGAGAATGAAGCGTCCAGAAAAGTAGCTCTTCAACAGCTGAAAGGTGGCATTTCTCAGGAGATTTCTGTTTTGAGAAATGACTTGCTCAATTTTGTTTCTTTGATTGAATTAGAATTAGATTTTGCGGAAGAAGATGTGGAATTTGCAGATAGAACTGCATTGGTACAACTGCTTCAAAAAATAGAAAGCAAACTGAAATCTTTGATTGACAGTTTCCAATACGGAAACGCAATTAAAAGTGGAGTTGCAGTAGCCATTATCGGAAAACCAAATGCTGGAAAATCTACTTTACTGAATGCTCTTTTAAAAGAAGAAAGAGCCATTGTTTCAGATATTGCAGGTACCACTCGTGATACGATAGAAGAGGTTTTGCACATCAAAGGAAATGCTTTTCGACTTATTGATACCGCTGGTTTGCGTGAAACAGAAGATGCCATAGAAGCAATAGGCGTGGTAAAAGCCAAAGAAAAAGTGGCTCAAGCTGATGTTTTGGTGTATTTGATTGATGTTGCAACTACCGATTTAAAAGACGACCTTGCCATGCTACAGGAATTGGCAAGAGAAGATTTGAAAATCATTATTTGTCTTACTAAAATTGATGAAGTAGAACAAGCCGAAGAAAAAGCACAAAACATTGCCAAAACCCTTCAATCTGAAATTCCTGCGCATGAGTTGTTGAAAATTTCGGCTAAGGAAAATATTCATCTTCAGGATTTAAAAGATGAACTTTCTACTTATGTAGAACACCTAAAATCTGAAAGCAACGTGGTGATTACCAACCAAAGACACTACGAATCTCTTCAAAAATCTATTGACGCGGTTTATAAAGTAAAAGAAGCCATTACTCATCAAATTTCTACTGAATTATTAGCGTACGAACTTAGAAATGCTCTAGAACATCTGGGTGAAATCTCTGGGGAATTTACCAATGATGAAGTATTGGGGAATATTTTTTCTAAGTTCTGTATCGGGAAATAA
- a CDS encoding VapE domain-containing protein, which produces MNEQKLLYQSDTPSKTIYDRAMQYLDEKYNIRYNTIALELEIQLKGKNETWSVLNINSLLIELAQSGIEINMNKLEILVRSHLIQQYNPIREYFENLETWDGENYIKKFSQYLKTNDDEAFLYHFEKWLTRAVLCSLNRGYVNKQSLVLASHQNSGKSSFLRFLIPPKLENYYTENISIDKDGIISICKNLICNLDELAVLSKSDVNTLKSFISKSSANIRLPYARKAEFLERICSFVGSTNRTDFLTDETGSIRWLIFEVYSFDFEYSKEIDIDKIWAQAYYNAFERKNYNPELTATDITENEKRNEKYAQVSMEQEILSAHFEKSEKMEEFLTATDIMLAMNNALGLRLNNVKIGKALTSLKYQRIKHPKLQVYGYLIKRKSE; this is translated from the coding sequence ATGAACGAACAAAAACTCTTGTATCAATCCGATACTCCTTCCAAAACCATTTACGATCGAGCGATGCAATATTTAGACGAAAAATACAACATTCGTTACAATACCATTGCTTTGGAATTAGAAATTCAGTTGAAGGGGAAAAATGAAACTTGGTCGGTTCTCAACATCAATTCTTTATTGATAGAATTAGCACAATCTGGCATTGAAATCAATATGAATAAGTTGGAAATTCTGGTTAGAAGCCATTTAATTCAGCAATACAACCCAATTCGTGAATATTTTGAAAATTTAGAAACCTGGGATGGAGAAAATTATATCAAAAAGTTTAGTCAATATCTCAAAACCAATGATGATGAAGCATTTCTTTATCATTTTGAAAAATGGCTAACAAGAGCGGTATTATGTTCATTAAATAGAGGCTATGTCAATAAACAGTCATTGGTTTTAGCATCGCATCAAAATTCGGGGAAATCCTCTTTTTTAAGATTTTTAATTCCTCCAAAATTAGAAAATTATTACACCGAAAATATCTCTATCGACAAAGATGGTATTATTTCCATTTGTAAAAATTTGATTTGCAACCTCGATGAATTAGCGGTTTTATCAAAATCTGATGTCAATACTTTGAAATCTTTCATCTCAAAAAGTAGTGCAAATATTAGACTTCCTTATGCCAGAAAAGCCGAGTTTTTAGAACGGATTTGCTCATTTGTAGGTTCTACCAATCGTACTGACTTTCTTACCGATGAAACAGGAAGCATTCGCTGGTTGATTTTTGAGGTATATTCATTTGATTTTGAATATTCCAAAGAAATAGATATTGATAAAATTTGGGCTCAAGCTTACTACAATGCTTTTGAAAGGAAAAATTACAATCCCGAATTGACTGCAACAGACATCACCGAAAACGAAAAGCGAAACGAAAAATATGCACAAGTTTCAATGGAACAAGAAATCCTTTCTGCACATTTTGAAAAATCGGAAAAAATGGAAGAATTTCTAACAGCAACCGATATTATGTTGGCGATGAATAATGCTTTAGGCTTGCGATTGAATAATGTTAAAATCGGAAAAGCACTCACCAGTTTAAAATATCAAAGGATAAAACATCCCAAACTTCAGGTGTACGGTTATCTCATCAAAAGAAAATCTGAATAA
- a CDS encoding helix-turn-helix transcriptional regulator — translation MENNEIIIHKLNRIEKHIFGLKTILNVEELSDYTGFKKSYIYKLVHTNSIPFSKPSGKILFFERKKIDEWLLKNSHKSNDEIQQEAIEFSLRKK, via the coding sequence ATGGAAAATAACGAAATCATTATTCATAAGCTCAACCGAATTGAAAAGCATATTTTCGGACTCAAAACAATTCTTAATGTAGAAGAGCTTTCAGATTATACAGGATTCAAGAAATCCTATATCTACAAATTGGTTCATACTAATTCAATCCCATTTTCTAAACCTTCAGGAAAAATTCTCTTTTTTGAACGAAAAAAAATTGATGAGTGGTTGTTAAAAAACAGTCATAAGTCAAATGATGAAATTCAACAAGAAGCAATCGAATTTTCTTTACGCAAAAAATGA
- a CDS encoding acyltransferase family protein: protein MRYEILNTKYQLQITNHQLPKIPKTYIKKIMKLSNRSLALDVFRGMTVCFMIIVNTSGNWGTTFAPLLHAQWNGFTPTDLVFPAFLFAVGNSMSFVMDKWKKMSQQQVLTKIFKRTFIIFLLGYLMYWFPFYNVDADFNLKSFPFVETRFLGVLQRIALCYGLASLILYYFKPKFSLYLSAIILLGYWLVFIGYGPYDMQHNPVLDLDLQLFGESHLYHGEGFAFDPEGFLSTFPGLVNVFAGYFAGKFIQEKGRSYEGIAQLLLVGFILIAGGFLWNYGFAINKKLWTSSYVLLTIGLSISILALIFYYTDFVQQKKGVYFFEVFGKNTLAIYLLSELIVPLMWRVPIAGQASYTWIYENLFTPFGAYFGAFLFSFVYMLLCWSVGYLLDKKKIYIKI from the coding sequence ATGAGATATGAAATTCTAAATACTAAATACCAATTACAAATTACTAATCACCAATTACCAAAAATACCTAAAACCTATATAAAAAAAATTATGAAGTTGAGTAATCGTTCTTTAGCCTTAGATGTCTTCCGTGGGATGACGGTGTGTTTTATGATTATTGTAAATACTTCAGGGAACTGGGGAACTACTTTTGCGCCATTGCTTCATGCACAGTGGAATGGTTTTACGCCTACAGATTTGGTTTTCCCTGCTTTTCTTTTTGCCGTAGGAAACTCTATGAGTTTTGTAATGGATAAGTGGAAAAAAATGTCTCAACAGCAAGTTTTGACGAAGATTTTCAAAAGAACATTCATTATCTTTTTACTGGGGTATCTCATGTATTGGTTCCCGTTTTACAATGTAGATGCAGATTTTAATCTCAAAAGTTTTCCTTTTGTAGAGACTCGATTTCTAGGGGTATTGCAGAGAATTGCGCTTTGTTATGGCCTAGCTTCTTTAATTTTATATTATTTCAAACCTAAGTTTTCTTTGTATCTCAGCGCCATTATTTTGTTGGGATATTGGCTCGTTTTTATTGGATATGGACCTTATGACATGCAGCACAATCCTGTTCTGGACTTAGATTTACAACTATTTGGCGAAAGTCATCTCTATCATGGCGAAGGTTTTGCCTTTGACCCAGAAGGATTTTTGAGCACTTTCCCAGGTTTGGTAAATGTATTTGCAGGTTATTTCGCGGGTAAATTTATTCAAGAAAAAGGCAGAAGTTATGAAGGTATTGCCCAATTGCTTTTGGTAGGATTTATCTTGATTGCAGGTGGTTTTCTTTGGAATTATGGCTTCGCTATAAACAAAAAACTATGGACGAGTTCTTACGTATTGCTCACCATCGGTTTGTCGATTTCTATTTTGGCTTTGATTTTTTATTACACTGATTTTGTTCAACAGAAAAAAGGCGTTTATTTCTTTGAAGTCTTTGGCAAAAATACCTTGGCGATTTATTTGCTTTCTGAACTCATCGTTCCGCTCATGTGGAGAGTTCCTATCGCAGGACAAGCTTCTTATACTTGGATTTATGAGAACTTATTTACCCCTTTTGGAGCTTATTTTGGGGCGTTTTTATTCTCTTTTGTGTACATGCTTTTGTGCTGGAGTGTTGGTTATCTTTTAGATAAAAAGAAAATTTATATTAAGATTTAA
- a CDS encoding IS3 family transposase (programmed frameshift) gives MGKSKYSVDFKLKAIKRYHKGDIGTDDLGKRIGVCGSLVRKWIKFYELYGVSGLVRLSNTHYTKDFKLKILSVIEKENLSLKEASRRFNIPAESSILSWQRNYKKNGILGLENRPRGRPKTMSNYKRKKKKTGKPLTREEELLERIYYLEAENAILKKFRRLNSGKEKSKAIEELRQDFDLAVLLHCTSMARSSFYYYQKRFQMKDKYAEIKEMIKQIYHRHKGRLGYRRITLLLKEKGILINHKTVLRLMKILGLKSIIRVKKYKSYKGEQGKIAPNVLQRNFKSDTPNQKWATDVTEFNVSGNKLYLSPIIDLFNGEIVSFDLSERPVFSQIIRMLKKSFRKVKSTQNIILHSDQGWQYQMKHYQNLLKEKGIIQSMSRKGNCLDNAVIENFFGTIKSEMFYTRKFGSIQELKKEIVKYIHYYNNDRIRLNLKGKSPVQYRTLSFENIV, from the exons ATGGGGAAAAGTAAATATTCAGTAGACTTTAAATTAAAAGCTATAAAGAGATATCACAAAGGGGATATTGGAACAGACGATTTAGGAAAACGCATTGGAGTTTGTGGTTCCTTGGTTCGTAAATGGATAAAATTTTATGAACTTTATGGAGTTTCAGGACTTGTTCGGCTTTCCAATACGCATTACACAAAAGATTTTAAATTAAAGATTTTATCAGTAATTGAGAAAGAGAATTTAAGTTTAAAAGAAGCGTCGAGAAGGTTTAATATTCCTGCGGAGTCCAGTATTCTTAGTTGGCAGCGTAATTACAAAAAAAATGGTATTTTAGGTTTAGAAAACAGACCCAGAGGAAGACCTAAAACCATGAGTAATTACAAGCGAAAAAAAAAGAAAACAGGCAAACCCTTAACAAGGGAGGAAGAACTGTTGGAGAGGATTTATTATTTAGAAGCCGAGAACGCCATTTTAAAAAAGT TTAGACGCCTTAATTCAGGAAAGGAAAAATCCAAAGCCATCGAAGAGTTAAGGCAGGACTTTGATTTAGCAGTACTGCTGCATTGTACATCGATGGCAAGAAGCAGTTTTTATTACTATCAAAAACGCTTTCAAATGAAAGATAAATATGCGGAAATAAAAGAAATGATTAAGCAGATTTATCATCGTCATAAAGGAAGGTTGGGCTATAGAAGAATTACTTTGCTTTTGAAAGAAAAAGGAATTTTGATTAATCACAAAACTGTTTTACGACTTATGAAAATATTAGGTTTAAAGAGTATTATCCGAGTGAAGAAATATAAATCTTACAAGGGAGAGCAAGGGAAAATTGCGCCCAATGTTCTACAGAGGAATTTCAAATCGGACACTCCTAATCAGAAATGGGCAACCGATGTTACAGAGTTTAATGTATCGGGTAATAAACTTTACCTATCTCCAATCATCGATTTATTTAATGGTGAAATTGTCAGTTTTGACTTATCTGAAAGACCTGTGTTTAGCCAAATCATCAGAATGCTAAAGAAATCATTCAGAAAAGTAAAATCTACACAAAACATCATTCTACATTCTGATCAAGGTTGGCAATATCAAATGAAACATTACCAAAACTTGTTAAAAGAAAAAGGTATTATTCAAAGTATGTCCCGAAAAGGAAACTGTTTGGACAATGCGGTGATAGAAAACTTTTTTGGAACGATAAAATCAGAAATGTTTTATACCAGAAAGTTTGGTTCCATTCAGGAACTTAAGAAGGAAATAGTGAAGTACATTCACTATTACAACAATGATAGAATAAGACTCAATCTCAAAGGAAAGAGTCCGGTACAGTACCGAACTCTTTCCTTTGAAAATATTGTTTAA
- a CDS encoding alpha-N-acetylglucosaminidase: MAKLNALFFTFFSLFLLAQSSDVDAAKGLVQRIAPAYAEKIVFHQVKSKTSPDYYELEFKKGKLHISANNANAMAVGFNEYLKTYGHVSVSWYADNVVKVPAKMPVFKGQIRNEARVPHRFFLNYCTFGYTMPWWKWHDWERFIDWMALNGVNLPLAITGQEKIWLNVWKQFGLSDEEIKSFFTGPAYLPWHRMANIDHWEGPLPMSWIDGQAELQKKILARARAFNMKPVLPAFAGHVPKALLKKYPHAKITSLGEWGNFSETYQSYFLDSFDPLFLQIQEAFLKEQTKEFGTDHIYGIDPFNEVTPPSWEPEYLAKVSQHIYESLTHVDPKAKWLQMGWIFYYIQNKWTNERIKAYLQAVPQDQLMMLDYFCDHTEVWKRTDSFFGQPYIWSYLGNFGGNTTLHGNLKDADEKIEHVLQNGGKNLWGIGATLEGFGDNPVMYEFILDKVWKKGHRMKDFVKTYAKSRAGKENADAEKAWEILSEKVYVQNSDVGKGDLTHSKPVFEKAYNWTVNPEIAYDNHDLASAWKHLIAVEANTDEYRDDLTAIGKQVLGNYFYQVRDQFTQAYRQQDVAKMKKTGAEMLQIIDDIDELLASNPNYLVGKWIADARAMTDMEQEKAYYERDARKIISVWGEKGRDLNDYANRSVAGLMKDYYGGRWKIFIDEAILAVEQGRNADEQLILERVNQFSWDWSEAQNTYPSTPKGNTLEISKRLWEKYGESVLKL, encoded by the coding sequence ATGGCAAAACTGAACGCACTATTCTTTACGTTTTTTTCTCTGTTTTTACTGGCTCAATCTTCTGATGTTGATGCGGCTAAAGGTTTGGTGCAGAGAATTGCTCCTGCTTATGCCGAAAAAATAGTCTTTCATCAAGTAAAAAGTAAGACTTCCCCAGATTATTACGAGCTGGAATTCAAGAAAGGGAAACTGCATATTTCTGCCAATAATGCCAATGCAATGGCTGTAGGTTTTAATGAATACCTCAAAACGTATGGTCATGTTTCAGTGTCTTGGTATGCAGATAATGTGGTGAAAGTTCCAGCAAAAATGCCTGTTTTTAAAGGACAAATACGAAACGAGGCAAGAGTTCCGCATCGTTTTTTCTTGAATTATTGTACTTTCGGGTATACCATGCCTTGGTGGAAATGGCACGACTGGGAGCGTTTTATCGATTGGATGGCGCTGAATGGCGTGAATCTACCTTTGGCGATTACGGGGCAAGAAAAAATTTGGCTCAACGTGTGGAAACAATTTGGTTTAAGCGATGAAGAAATTAAAAGTTTCTTTACTGGACCTGCTTATTTGCCTTGGCACAGAATGGCGAATATCGATCATTGGGAAGGTCCTCTTCCGATGTCTTGGATTGATGGTCAAGCCGAATTACAAAAGAAAATTTTAGCAAGAGCGAGAGCTTTTAACATGAAACCTGTATTGCCTGCTTTTGCGGGACATGTTCCTAAAGCATTGTTAAAAAAATATCCTCATGCTAAAATCACTTCCCTTGGAGAATGGGGTAATTTCAGCGAAACATACCAGAGTTACTTTTTAGATTCTTTTGACCCTTTATTTTTACAAATTCAAGAAGCCTTTTTGAAAGAACAAACCAAGGAATTTGGTACCGACCACATTTACGGCATAGACCCTTTTAATGAAGTTACCCCTCCAAGTTGGGAACCTGAATATTTGGCGAAAGTTTCTCAACATATTTATGAATCTCTCACGCATGTAGACCCGAAAGCGAAATGGTTGCAGATGGGTTGGATTTTCTATTATATACAAAATAAATGGACGAATGAGCGCATTAAAGCTTATTTGCAAGCTGTTCCGCAAGATCAGTTGATGATGCTGGATTATTTCTGTGACCATACCGAAGTTTGGAAACGCACCGATTCTTTTTTCGGTCAGCCTTACATTTGGTCTTACTTAGGGAATTTCGGAGGAAATACCACCCTGCATGGAAATCTGAAAGATGCAGATGAAAAAATAGAACATGTATTGCAGAATGGAGGCAAAAATCTATGGGGAATTGGCGCAACATTGGAAGGTTTCGGAGATAATCCCGTGATGTATGAATTTATCTTGGATAAAGTTTGGAAAAAAGGTCATCGCATGAAAGATTTTGTAAAAACCTATGCCAAAAGCAGAGCAGGAAAAGAAAATGCAGATGCTGAAAAAGCTTGGGAAATCCTTTCAGAAAAAGTATATGTCCAAAACTCTGATGTGGGAAAAGGCGATTTAACGCATTCAAAACCTGTCTTTGAAAAAGCTTATAATTGGACGGTAAATCCAGAGATTGCCTACGATAATCATGACCTTGCTTCCGCATGGAAGCATTTGATTGCCGTAGAAGCCAATACTGATGAATACAGAGATGATTTGACTGCAATTGGCAAACAAGTTTTGGGCAATTACTTTTATCAAGTCAGAGACCAATTTACGCAAGCATATCGTCAACAAGACGTCGCTAAAATGAAAAAAACAGGAGCCGAAATGCTTCAAATTATTGATGACATTGATGAACTACTCGCTTCTAATCCGAATTATTTGGTTGGAAAATGGATTGCCGATGCTAGAGCAATGACCGATATGGAACAAGAAAAAGCCTACTATGAAAGAGATGCCCGAAAAATCATCAGCGTCTGGGGAGAAAAAGGCAGAGATCTTAATGATTATGCCAATCGTTCTGTTGCTGGACTCATGAAAGATTATTATGGCGGTCGATGGAAAATCTTTATAGACGAGGCAATTCTTGCTGTAGAACAGGGCAGAAATGCAGATGAGCAATTGATTTTAGAAAGAGTGAATCAATTTTCATGGGATTGGTCGGAAGCGCAGAATACTTATCCTTCCACACCAAAAGGAAATACGCTAGAGATTTCTAAGAGATTGTGGGAGAAATATGGAGAGAGCGTTTTGAAATTGTAG